One segment of Haliotis asinina isolate JCU_RB_2024 chromosome 12, JCU_Hal_asi_v2, whole genome shotgun sequence DNA contains the following:
- the LOC137257802 gene encoding negative elongation factor D-like: MSDYEEDHVEGMSEDDVGSPEMDPFMEDDEEERQATQKECLESFSSKDYIMEPNIFTVLKRFLQAGGSPERVVELLSDNYLAIAQTVNVLADWLIQAGVGINEVQELVESHLKQMIIKHFDPKKADSIFTQEGETPSWLAEMIEYPTWRSLFYKLAEEYPDCLMLNFTIKLISDAGFQGEITSVSTACHQIEVFSRVLRTSISSFVEAGEDGLEKNLPEFTKMVCHGEHTYLYSQVLMHILSQELKGGSNIRRLCQELQKCASEKGLDVTPITMALSGAAAYPRACQALSSMLSRQALNPADISVLFRMYSEHDSPPVELIRVPAFLDLLIDTLFKPGTRVNPDHKHKYIHLLAYAASVIDTHKKGGRKTINRDELKPTVQALEKTQALCAENKGASELIADISTLFTCLRFPVVSMGVLKWVDYTVSEASYFKLNTDHTPLHLVMVDEIVTNHVLLHQKALDLLVRVFESSFEELDVLVRLELKKTVLDRLVHLLSRGFVLPVVIYIRKCLEKGDTDISLIRHFVTEVLDVIAPPYTPEFVQLFLPLIENKTITGILRSEDGQDPVSEFLTQCK; the protein is encoded by the exons ATGTCTGATTACGAAGAGGACCATGTTGAGGGAATGTCAGAGGACGATGTTGGG TCTCCTGAGATGGATCCCTTCATGGAGGATGATGAGGAAGAGAGACAAGCCACACAGAAAGAATGCCTTGAATCTTTCAGTAGCAAAGACTACATTATGGAGCCCAATATTTTCACAGTGCTCAAAAG ATTTTTGCAAGCAGGTGGTTCTCCAGAGAGGGTTGTGGAACTGTTGTCTGACAACTACCTAGCAATAGCTCAGACTGTCAATGTTTTGGCAGACTGGCTTATACAAGCAG GCGTTGGCATTAATGAAGTTCAAGAATTGGTAGAAAGTCATCTGAAGCAGATGATTATCAAACACTTTGACCCGAAAAAGGCAGATTCCATTTTCACACAAGAGGGTGAG ACCCCATCTTGGCTGGCTGAGATGATAGAATACCCAACATGGCGATCCTTGTTCTACAAGTTGGCCGAAGAATACCCAGACTGCCTCATGCTCAACTTCACGATCAAG TTGATATCTGATGCGGGTTtccaaggggagataaccagCGTGTCAACAGCATGTCATCAAATTGAGGTGTTCTCAAGAGTATTAAGAACATCTATATCCAGCTTTGTTGAGGCTGGGGAGGATGGGTTGGAAAAGAATCTCCCAGAGTTCACA AAAATGGTATGTCACGGAGAGCACACATACCTGTACAGTCAGGTGCTGATGCACATCTTGTCTCAGGAACTCAAGGGTGGCTCCAACATCCGGCGTCTGTGCCAGGAGCTCCAGAAGTGTGCCAGTGAGAA AGGTCTTGATGTAACGCCCATCACAATGGCCCTGAGTGGCGCTGCCGCCTACCCCCGAGCCTGTCAGGCCCTGTCATCCATGTTGTCAAGGCAGGCACTGAACCCAGCTGACATCTCTGTG TTATTCAGGATGTACTCTGAACATGACTCGCCACCAGTTGAACTCATCCGAGTCCCTGCTTTTCTAG ATCTGCTGATTGACACATTGTTTAAGCCTGGTACAAGAGTGAATCCTGACCACAAACACAAGTACATCCACCTCCTGGCATATGCTGCTAGCGTCATAGATACTCACAAGAAG GGAGGCAGGAAAACAATCAACAGAGATGAACTGAAACCAACAGTACAAGCTCTGGAGAAGACACAAGCCCTGTGTGCGGAGAACAAGGGAGCCTCCGAACTGATAGCAGACATATCTACCCTGTTCACCTGTCTCAG ATTCCCAGTAGTGTCGATGGGTGTGTTGAAGTGGGTGGATTACACAGTGTCGGAAGCCAGCTACTTCAAGCTCAACACAGATCATACACCTCTACATCTAGTCATGGTGGATGAG ATTGTCACCAATCACGTCCTTTTACATCAAAAAGCCTTAGATCTCCTTGTTCGAGTGTTTGAATCTTCATTTGAGGAATTGGATGTGTTGGTTCGG CTGGAGTTGAAAAAGACAGTGCTGGACCGGTTGGTGCATCTTTTGAGTCGAGGCTTTGTCCTCCCTGTAGTCATCTATATTAGGAAGTGTCTGGAGAAGGGGGACACAGACATTTCACTCATCAGACACTTTGTCACAGAG